A single Crateriforma conspicua DNA region contains:
- a CDS encoding flagellar basal body P-ring protein FlgI: protein MSTKSTAHGRQETPPVGLRMTRRNGIVAAAALMIAGTSTLGCSSMWRRDDDDSADAKLEKLLKVPKAPDLVREAAVPKGLHSVRVDGVALVNRLVATGGAPEPSIMRDELVEQMRRHDVANPNHVLESSETALVEVRGVIPPGARTGDPMDLLVVAPVQSHVRDLHGGWLMETRLRHQQMLRNSLRKSEPLAIGQGPLLTRADTTPGTDDSLRTKAIVIAGGRVIENRDLGLILRPEFQHVKMAAAIAQAINRRFFFFDGTERRGIAEPLEDDYIKIEVHPRYRRNQYRMMEVARAIGVKPESAETQQRLADLGQKLTDPETSADAALQLEGMGDSAIPTLVDALEQDNPELRFYVAEALAYLDRDEALPPLESAIADSPAFRFPGLLAIEGMDGSAAVETLRRLMDQPSLETRYGAFCAIRRRPDGASVLAGQNVSGQFRLFTVPCSCQPAIVVSLRESPEIVMFGPDETIDVTHPLFGPGGLLIKQDPENPGQLRINRFLPGEDDRLAIVPANLTALIHGIADVGGGYGDVVTVLREAKDSGFLQQQLAMDPLPEPMRTYHRDEAEDLDSVADEDSSADVDG, encoded by the coding sequence ATGTCGACCAAGTCCACCGCCCACGGACGCCAAGAAACGCCGCCGGTCGGTCTTCGCATGACACGCCGCAACGGGATCGTTGCTGCCGCGGCTTTGATGATCGCCGGCACCAGTACACTAGGCTGTTCATCGATGTGGCGCCGCGACGACGACGATTCGGCCGACGCCAAATTGGAAAAGTTGCTGAAGGTACCCAAGGCACCCGATCTGGTGCGTGAAGCGGCGGTGCCCAAAGGTCTGCACTCGGTTCGTGTCGACGGCGTGGCTTTGGTGAATCGATTGGTCGCCACCGGTGGTGCGCCGGAACCGTCGATTATGCGAGACGAATTGGTCGAACAAATGCGTCGCCACGACGTGGCCAACCCCAATCACGTGCTGGAAAGTTCGGAAACGGCATTGGTGGAAGTCCGCGGCGTGATTCCGCCCGGCGCCCGGACCGGGGATCCCATGGATTTGCTGGTCGTCGCTCCGGTGCAAAGCCATGTTCGTGACTTGCATGGCGGATGGTTGATGGAAACACGCTTGCGGCACCAACAGATGCTGCGAAATAGTCTGCGAAAAAGTGAACCGTTGGCAATCGGCCAAGGGCCACTGCTGACACGAGCCGACACGACGCCGGGGACCGACGACAGCTTGCGGACCAAAGCCATTGTGATTGCCGGTGGACGCGTGATCGAAAATCGAGACCTGGGATTGATTCTGCGGCCCGAGTTTCAGCACGTCAAAATGGCCGCGGCGATCGCGCAAGCCATCAACCGGCGATTCTTTTTCTTTGATGGGACCGAGCGACGCGGCATCGCCGAACCCTTGGAAGACGACTACATCAAGATCGAAGTCCATCCGCGTTATCGCCGCAACCAGTATCGGATGATGGAAGTCGCTCGTGCCATCGGGGTCAAACCCGAATCGGCGGAAACGCAACAGCGTCTGGCCGACTTGGGTCAGAAGTTGACCGATCCCGAGACATCCGCCGACGCGGCCCTGCAGCTGGAAGGAATGGGCGATAGCGCAATTCCCACGTTGGTCGACGCCTTGGAACAAGACAATCCAGAACTGCGATTTTATGTCGCCGAGGCGCTGGCATATTTGGATCGCGATGAAGCGCTGCCTCCACTGGAATCGGCAATCGCAGATTCACCCGCGTTTCGCTTTCCCGGATTGTTGGCGATCGAGGGGATGGACGGATCCGCGGCGGTGGAAACCTTGCGTCGTTTGATGGATCAACCCAGCTTGGAGACACGCTACGGCGCCTTCTGTGCGATTCGTCGACGGCCCGATGGTGCATCGGTTCTGGCCGGTCAAAACGTCAGTGGACAGTTTCGCTTGTTCACGGTGCCCTGCTCTTGCCAGCCGGCGATCGTGGTCTCCCTGCGCGAGTCGCCAGAGATTGTCATGTTCGGCCCCGACGAAACGATCGACGTGACGCACCCATTGTTCGGCCCCGGTGGTCTGTTGATCAAGCAAGATCCTGAAAACCCAGGTCAGCTGCGAATCAATCGATTCTTGCCGGGCGAAGACGATCGATTGGCCATCGTGCCCGCCAACCTGACGGCACTGATTCACGGGATCGCAGACGTCGGCGGCGGCTACGGGGACGTGGTCACAGTGCTACGAGAAGCCAAAGACAGTGGGTTCTTGCAACAACAGTTGGCGATGGATCCATTGCCCGAGCCGATGCGCACCTACCACCGTGATGAAGCGGAAGACCTGGATTCGGTCGCCGATGAAGATTCGTCGGCTGATGTGGACGGCTAG
- a CDS encoding nucleotide pyrophosphohydrolase has product MDGDTGADDESWTLREAQDQVDRWIRTIGVRYFDPMTNLAQLVEEVGEVSRIISRTHGQQSWKKDATRGSLPDELADVLFVVICLANQSGIDLTSALRANLDKKTRRDADRHRTNQKLQD; this is encoded by the coding sequence ATGGATGGGGATACCGGTGCCGACGATGAATCGTGGACGTTGCGTGAAGCCCAGGATCAGGTCGATCGGTGGATCCGAACGATCGGCGTGCGGTACTTTGATCCGATGACCAACCTGGCCCAGTTGGTCGAAGAGGTCGGTGAAGTTTCACGTATCATTTCACGGACTCATGGCCAACAGAGCTGGAAAAAAGACGCGACACGTGGCAGTTTGCCCGACGAATTGGCCGACGTTCTGTTTGTCGTGATCTGCTTGGCCAACCAGTCGGGGATCGATCTGACCAGCGCCTTGCGTGCCAATTTGGACAAGAAGACCCGCCGCGACGCCGATCGGCATCGCACCAATCAAAAGCTGCAAGACTGA